In Myxocyprinus asiaticus isolate MX2 ecotype Aquarium Trade chromosome 16, UBuf_Myxa_2, whole genome shotgun sequence, a single window of DNA contains:
- the LOC127454235 gene encoding zinc-binding protein A33-like isoform X2, protein MADYEDEDITDRPSLLESDLTCPVCKDIYKEPVLLSCSHSFCQECLEASWKNQSKRLCPMCRKCCDGETPISNRALKNTCASYKKERSWRGTGLDDIICGLHQRPFQLFCIKDEEPVCVDCVTLHPGHELSPIDQGVPFCKSQTQEAEVQIKQEFERLRQILNDEETSRVTALKKEETEKKRILDEKIESITRDISALAELIQSVKREMGAEDLIFLQNFQKLKRRTQWTGEDPPKVQGALINMALHVGALGYKVWEKMQFHVQCLPVILDPNTVSPWLSMSPELSSVKESLERQSFPDNPERFDPCVFVLGSEGYSSGRHRWEVHVADNSKWILGVCKESVVRKRKFTVTTTAGVWTIGLSKGVYNALTTPRTVLNVERRPETIRIKLNIEKGEVSFWDTGNNKHLCTYTDKFSEKLFPIFGPGLHHTPMTILPAKVTIHKQ, encoded by the exons ATGGCAGATTATGAGGACGAAGATATCACAGACAGACCATCTCTTCTGGAGTCAGACTTAACATGTCCGGTGTGCAAAGACATATATAAAGAGCCCGTGCTGCTCTCCTGTAGCCATAGTTTCTGTCAGGAATGTCTAGAAGCGAGCTGGAAAAACCAGTCGAAACGGCTCTGCCCGATGTGCCGAAAATGCTGTGACGGAGAGACACCGATTTCCAACCGCGCACTGAAGAACACCTGCGCATCCTATAAAAAAGAGAGAAGTTGGAGAGGGACGGGTTTAGACGATATTATCTGTGGTTTGCACCAGCGACCatttcagctcttctgcattaaAGATGAGGAACCTGTGTGCGTCGACTGCGTGACACTTCACCCGGGACACGAGCTGTCCCCGATAGACCAAGGGGTGCCTTTCTGCAAG AGTCAGACTCAGGAGGCAGAAGTGCAAATCAAACAGGAGTTTGAGAGACTCCGTCAGATCCTAAATGATGAGGAAACATCTAGAGTAACAGCTTTGAAGAAAGAGGAAACAGAGAAGAAAAGGATACTGGACGAGAAGATTGAGAGCATCACTCGTGATATCTCAGCTCTCGCTGAACTTATTCAGTCAGTGAAGAGGGAAATGGGAGCAGAGGATTTGATTTTTCTGCAG AATTTCCAGAAGCTTAAGAGAag AACCCAGTGGACTGGTGAGGATCCACCGAAGGTTCAAGGAGCTCTTATAAACATGGCCTTGCATGTTGGTGCGCTGGGTTACAAAGTCTGGGAGAAAATGCAGTTTCATGTCCAGTGTT TGCCTGTAATCCTGGATCCCAACACAGTCTCTCCCTGGCTCTCCATGTCTCCTGAATTGTCCAGTGTGAAAGAGAGTCTTGAGAGGCAGTCTTTCCCAGACAACCCTGAGAGGTTTGACCCCTGTGTTTTTGTCCTTGGCTCAGAGGGTTACTCCTCAGGGCGCCACCGCTGGGAGGTCCATGTAGCCGACAACTCCAAATGGATCTTGGGAGTATGCAAGGAGTCAGTGGTTCGGAAGAGGAAGTTCACAGTGACAACAACAGCAGGTGTATGGACCATTGGGCTGAGTAAAGGAGTCTACAATGCCCTGACCACTCCACGCACTGTGCTGAATGTAGAAAGAAGGCCAGAAACCATCCGGATAAAGCTCAATATAGAAAAGGGAGAGGTATCCTTCTGGGATACAGGCAACAACAAGCACCTATGCACGTATACTGATAAATTCTCCGAAAAGCTGTTCCCCATCTTTGGCCCAGGCCTCCACCACACACCAATGACTATCTTGCCTGCCAAAGTGACCATACATAAACAATAA
- the LOC127454235 gene encoding zinc-binding protein A33-like isoform X1, translating into MADYEDEDITDRPSLLESDLTCPVCKDIYKEPVLLSCSHSFCQECLEASWKNQSKRLCPMCRKCCDGETPISNRALKNTCASYKKERSWRGTGLDDIICGLHQRPFQLFCIKDEEPVCVDCVTLHPGHELSPIDQGVPFCKDELNMKIKILESKQDSFKRMKKKYRDTISFIESQTQEAEVQIKQEFERLRQILNDEETSRVTALKKEETEKKRILDEKIESITRDISALAELIQSVKREMGAEDLIFLQNFQKLKRRTQWTGEDPPKVQGALINMALHVGALGYKVWEKMQFHVQCLPVILDPNTVSPWLSMSPELSSVKESLERQSFPDNPERFDPCVFVLGSEGYSSGRHRWEVHVADNSKWILGVCKESVVRKRKFTVTTTAGVWTIGLSKGVYNALTTPRTVLNVERRPETIRIKLNIEKGEVSFWDTGNNKHLCTYTDKFSEKLFPIFGPGLHHTPMTILPAKVTIHKQ; encoded by the exons ATGGCAGATTATGAGGACGAAGATATCACAGACAGACCATCTCTTCTGGAGTCAGACTTAACATGTCCGGTGTGCAAAGACATATATAAAGAGCCCGTGCTGCTCTCCTGTAGCCATAGTTTCTGTCAGGAATGTCTAGAAGCGAGCTGGAAAAACCAGTCGAAACGGCTCTGCCCGATGTGCCGAAAATGCTGTGACGGAGAGACACCGATTTCCAACCGCGCACTGAAGAACACCTGCGCATCCTATAAAAAAGAGAGAAGTTGGAGAGGGACGGGTTTAGACGATATTATCTGTGGTTTGCACCAGCGACCatttcagctcttctgcattaaAGATGAGGAACCTGTGTGCGTCGACTGCGTGACACTTCACCCGGGACACGAGCTGTCCCCGATAGACCAAGGGGTGCCTTTCTGCAAG GACGAGCTTAACATGAAAATCAAAATACTGGAAAGCAAGCAGGATTCATTCAAACGAATGAAAAAAAAGTATAGAGACACAATCTCCTTTATTGAG AGTCAGACTCAGGAGGCAGAAGTGCAAATCAAACAGGAGTTTGAGAGACTCCGTCAGATCCTAAATGATGAGGAAACATCTAGAGTAACAGCTTTGAAGAAAGAGGAAACAGAGAAGAAAAGGATACTGGACGAGAAGATTGAGAGCATCACTCGTGATATCTCAGCTCTCGCTGAACTTATTCAGTCAGTGAAGAGGGAAATGGGAGCAGAGGATTTGATTTTTCTGCAG AATTTCCAGAAGCTTAAGAGAag AACCCAGTGGACTGGTGAGGATCCACCGAAGGTTCAAGGAGCTCTTATAAACATGGCCTTGCATGTTGGTGCGCTGGGTTACAAAGTCTGGGAGAAAATGCAGTTTCATGTCCAGTGTT TGCCTGTAATCCTGGATCCCAACACAGTCTCTCCCTGGCTCTCCATGTCTCCTGAATTGTCCAGTGTGAAAGAGAGTCTTGAGAGGCAGTCTTTCCCAGACAACCCTGAGAGGTTTGACCCCTGTGTTTTTGTCCTTGGCTCAGAGGGTTACTCCTCAGGGCGCCACCGCTGGGAGGTCCATGTAGCCGACAACTCCAAATGGATCTTGGGAGTATGCAAGGAGTCAGTGGTTCGGAAGAGGAAGTTCACAGTGACAACAACAGCAGGTGTATGGACCATTGGGCTGAGTAAAGGAGTCTACAATGCCCTGACCACTCCACGCACTGTGCTGAATGTAGAAAGAAGGCCAGAAACCATCCGGATAAAGCTCAATATAGAAAAGGGAGAGGTATCCTTCTGGGATACAGGCAACAACAAGCACCTATGCACGTATACTGATAAATTCTCCGAAAAGCTGTTCCCCATCTTTGGCCCAGGCCTCCACCACACACCAATGACTATCTTGCCTGCCAAAGTGACCATACATAAACAATAA